One stretch of Asterias rubens chromosome 8 unlocalized genomic scaffold, eAstRub1.3 super_scaffold_89, whole genome shotgun sequence DNA includes these proteins:
- the LOC117305531 gene encoding protein Hikeshi-like isoform X3, with protein MQQIDDTHVLFNIFNAATINHIVVFLTGTGAFPEGMGRAIYFSWPSPEGEMVWMFLGFITNEKPSAIFKVVGLKKGSSTNNSFMQSMPVQQPMKTMSQIGISVEPLHVIQHQIPAESTQTLTLTSSSEFSMKMLENFYNYASSFGINQSQMTPQPNISWIPMTVLDKWFQNFKKKMAQDQNFWRK; from the exons ATGCAACAGATAGACGACACTCATGTCctcttcaacattttcaatGCGGCTACCATCAACCACATCGTTGTCTTCCTGACCGGGACCGGAGCGTTTCCAGAGGGAATGGGCAGGGCCATCTACTTCAGTTGGCCGTCACCGGAGGGCGAAATGGTCTGGATGTTTCTCGGTTTCATCACCAACGAAAAGCCAAGTGCCATTTTTAAAGTAGTCGGCTTGAAGAAAG GAAGTTCTACAAACAACTCATTCATGCAGTCTATGCCTGTACAGCAGCCGATGAAGACGATGTCACAGATTGGAATCTCTGTGGAACCCCTTCACGTTATCCAGCATCAGATACCAGCAGAAAGTACCCAG ACGTTGACTTTGACCAGCTCCTCAGAGTTCTCCATGAAGATGTTGGAGAACTTCTACAACTACGCCTCGTCGTTCGGAATAAACCAGTCGCAGATGACACCCCAGCCAAACATCAGCTGGATCCCCATGACGGTCCTAGATAAATGGTTTCAgaacttcaagaaaaaaatggcgCAGGATCAGAACTTTTGGAGGAAGTAA
- the LOC117305531 gene encoding G-protein-signaling modulator 1-like isoform X1 — translation MIVALHSRASADFGTAKEYLREAIAIAERLEDPVAVADRHGDLGTTFRSEGRFTDALTHQKQQFVFAKQRGDQAALVVSCFNIGFTHYSMSPPDYDMALVYHAIHLELSDRIGYLAMKSRALNCLGKIYTALKDNEAAILLLVECLEVHSQTGNPRGLGIAYGNIGTVYRAMGPDGHATDRRHSCPLQHFQCGYHQPHRCLPDRDRSVSRGNGQGHLLQLAVTGGRNGLDVSRFHHQRKAKCHF, via the exons ATGATTGTTGCATTGCATTCCAGGGCTTCAGCAGACTTCGGAACAGCTAAAGAGTACTTAAGAGAAGCCATCGCTATCGCCGAGCGACTTGAAGATCCTGTTGCCGTGGCAGATCGCCATGGGGACTTGGGAACCACTTTTCGGTCGGAGGGGCGGTTCACCGATGCCCTTACCCATCAGAAACAACAGTTTGTGTTCGCAAAACAAAGAG GTGACCAGGCAGCTCTAGTTGTATCCTGCTTCAACATTGGCTTCACTCATTACTCCATGAGCCCACCGGACTACGACATGGCCTTGGTCTACCACGCCATACACTTGGAGCTGTCCGACAGGATCGGGTACTTGGCGATGAAGTCGCGTGCCTTAAACTGCCTCGGCAAGATATACACAG CTCTGAAGGACAAtgaggcggccatcttgctccTTGTGGAATGCTTGGAAGTCCACAGTCAAACGGGAAACCCTCGCGGACTGGGCATAGCCTACGGGAACATCGGTACGGTGTACCGAGCCATGG GTCCAGACGGACATGCAACAGATAGACGACACTCATGTCctcttcaacattttcaatGCGGCTACCATCAACCACATCGTTGTCTTCCTGACCGGGACCGGAGCGTTTCCAGAGGGAATGGGCAGGGCCATCTACTTCAGTTGGCCGTCACCGGAGGGCGAAATGGTCTGGATGTTTCTCGGTTTCATCACCAACGAAAAGCCAAGTGCCATTTTTAA
- the LOC117305531 gene encoding G-protein-signaling modulator 1-like isoform X2: MIVALHSRASADFGTAKEYLREAIAIAERLEDPVAVADRHGDLGTTFRSEGRFTDALTHQKQQFVFAKQRGDQAALVVSCFNIGFTHYSMSPPDYDMALVYHAIHLELSDRIGYLAMKSRALNCLGKIYTGPDGHATDRRHSCPLQHFQCGYHQPHRCLPDRDRSVSRGNGQGHLLQLAVTGGRNGLDVSRFHHQRKAKCHF, encoded by the exons ATGATTGTTGCATTGCATTCCAGGGCTTCAGCAGACTTCGGAACAGCTAAAGAGTACTTAAGAGAAGCCATCGCTATCGCCGAGCGACTTGAAGATCCTGTTGCCGTGGCAGATCGCCATGGGGACTTGGGAACCACTTTTCGGTCGGAGGGGCGGTTCACCGATGCCCTTACCCATCAGAAACAACAGTTTGTGTTCGCAAAACAAAGAG GTGACCAGGCAGCTCTAGTTGTATCCTGCTTCAACATTGGCTTCACTCATTACTCCATGAGCCCACCGGACTACGACATGGCCTTGGTCTACCACGCCATACACTTGGAGCTGTCCGACAGGATCGGGTACTTGGCGATGAAGTCGCGTGCCTTAAACTGCCTCGGCAAGATATACACAG GTCCAGACGGACATGCAACAGATAGACGACACTCATGTCctcttcaacattttcaatGCGGCTACCATCAACCACATCGTTGTCTTCCTGACCGGGACCGGAGCGTTTCCAGAGGGAATGGGCAGGGCCATCTACTTCAGTTGGCCGTCACCGGAGGGCGAAATGGTCTGGATGTTTCTCGGTTTCATCACCAACGAAAAGCCAAGTGCCATTTTTAA
- the LOC117305532 gene encoding uncharacterized protein LOC117305532 — MGSPISPVLANIFMEDFDQKALGTARLKPKLWLRYVDDTFIIWSHGLENLDDFLSHINRQHPNIQFTMETETSDSLPFLDVLISKKTDGSLAHSVYRKPTHTDRYLNARSFHPPSVKASVNRTLLQRAHFICDKEHLPNELEHLNTVLKENGYKPNKRESLSKHNSQSAQSKDMPIAVLPYNGHTSHKIQRILREAEIKVYY; from the coding sequence ATGGGGTCTCCTATTTCCCCAGTCTTAGCGAACATTTTCATGGAAGATTTTGATCAGAAAGCCCTGGGTACCGCTCgactcaaacccaaactttggCTCCGATATGTGGATGACACGTTCATCATTTGGTCACATGGATTGGAAAACCTTGATGACTTCCTTAGTCACATTAACCGCCAACACCCTAACATTCAGTTCACCATGGAAACTGAGACATCCGATTCATTACCTTTCCTTGATGTACTCATTTCCAAGAAGACTGATGGTTCTCTAGCACACTCCGTGTACAGAAAACCCACCCATACAGACCGCTACCTCAATGCTCGGTCATTCCATCCTCCTTCTGTGAAAGCCTCAGTGAACCGGACCCTACTTCAAAGGGCACACTTTATTTGTGATAAGGAACATTTACCTAATGAACTTGAGCACCTTAACACAGTGCTAAAAGAGAATGGgtataaaccaaacaaaagagAGTCCCTTTCAAAACACAACTCTCAGTCTGCACAATCCAAAGATATGCCCATTGCGGTCCTTCCGTACAATGGTCATACCTCACACAAAATTCAACGGATCCTCCGTGAGGCCGAAATCAAGGTCTACTACTGA